The Gouania willdenowi chromosome 7, fGouWil2.1, whole genome shotgun sequence genome includes a window with the following:
- the bltp3a gene encoding UHRF1-binding protein 1 isoform X1, producing the protein MAGIIKKQILKHLSRFTKNLSPDKINLSTLKGEGQLSNLELDEEVLQNMLDLPTWLAVTRVYCNKAAIRIQWTKLKTSPICLFLDKVEVEMRTCEEPRPPNGPSPIAITAGQSEYGFAEKVVEGMSVRINSITIKVQARAFHASFELWQLQGNSLNPKWQRSDLRYTRITDPKRGEVLTFKEINWQSLRIEADAIESDDQDLGSTPLRLITNQGRIRIALKRRIKDCNVLASKLLFILDDLLWVLTDSQLKAIIHYAKSLSEAMEKSAKQRKSVTAESLQAAPPSPGFHSLWSEPPPTATGSPSNMSQYFDLYDVKESSYHTFISRLDLHICNDTSSADEDVPPPPGLQGAMQLTFRKLGFDYYPVHRPADSCRHWERHSRAMEAQAQWAGKLLQEYQKKMETCGFPRPETPQPTKDSPSKIAQGGQSSPKLNPSNKEQTPGTVPPGSSLKRLRSSCVVVRMDDVDIHQVSTRGRQNKKTQSLLSCNRKAMGLPDNIPAVHLQFTEYYFPDNPSFPVPTSNLYAQLNSLQLCVDPASVLWINLFLRGLLHTLDQVKAFYHLQDSSKAEEHVDIRMDAAQLKLIIPLDSSILDHPERPQSLSVSMPQMVLSNTRHCPHGAKSDLNNTCSKFSSCPFFFQSDSKQSSPRETNAFNPLPPTFLQHTQEETGPQPQDVKKLRSQDVWSLSLSGVCLGFDGAKRFPKGRSQSFIEPFGVSVWLCRPHAFNNGVCSSSTSPTKASHLSSEEDDSLASVHLLTHIVTPMKMWLNHYQYVALLRMKDALARLGAELGRDVQEVKQAQGQKTKASSVCVALLMDSVEVGLLLPPAFTEPELEVPHTPETDSPSMTDSDISPTHHPAHILEDGTLENGISSINADEVVEEACEAIEDPLEEDDTAVISPMLSPQQSPALSREPSTFSLEGELSSAITVTKDVTKDAFSASLDLTKGAFSITKDAFSMLSRGSGMSKLFSSQVKEQRPDDSSPSVQCNQSMKQSPSQHSFDSAILEGSIPDENLSNDSDLSENFVILMDSGAESMRPNNTPLGSRSSPAPGTEGGSSADLSSSLSQSMEDLSQEMSSVLLLVLTGASCTLEVKGEDQAVALMAQNLVPVQMGNVRLSDVLAGVIQAPAEAVQKVEGSAGRASPVLCVRAESGPSAAARSALNESVGYLDVRLQDCRAQLLASTVANIGPFLEDEFSVDGQPLKLHMSNVTITMKDDNPRIYPTAPQPVPATFIVDQLILERGDDGIMRVKAEGADLKASAAHSVVHSERLNGSAHQHHERRTLESQLSDTQAALTQALTERERLLLEVRKYDPMFGLEHEHVSD; encoded by the exons CTATTTGCCTG TTTTTAGATAAGGTGGAGGTAGAGATGAGGACGTGTGAAGAGCCCCGGCCCCCCAATGGCCCTTCTCCTATCGCTATAACAGCTGGCCAGAG CGAGTACGGCTTTGCTGAGAAAGTGGTGGAGGGCATGTCTGTCAGGATAAACTCCATCACCATCAAAGTGCAGGCCCGAGCCTTCCACGCCTCCTTTGAGCTCTGGCAGCTTCAAGGTAACAGCCTCAACCCCAAATGGCAGCGCAGTGACCTCCGCTACACACGCATCACCGACCCAAAAAGAGGAGAG GTGTTGACATTCAAAGAAATTAACTGGCAGAGTCTCAGGATTGAAGCAGACGCTATTGAAAGTGACGACCAGGACCTCGGGAGCACGCCATTGCGTCTCATCACCAACCAGGGGCGCATTCGTATCGCTTTAAAACGCAGA ATAAAGGACTGTAACGTGCTGGCGTCTAAACTGCTTTTCATCCTGGATGATCTGCTGTGGGTACTGACTGACTCCCAGCTCAAAGCAATCATTCATTATGCCAAATCTCTcagtgaggccatggagaagtCGGCCAAGCAGAGGAAGAGCGTGACAGCTGAATCTTTGCAG gCTGCTCCTCCGTCTCCTGGCTTCCACAGCCTGTGGTCTGAACCGCCTCCCACTGCCACAGGCAGCCCCAGCAACATGAGTCAATACTTTGACCTCTATGATGTCAAAGAGTCCTCCTACCACACCTTCATATCACGCTTGGACTTGCACATATGCAACGATACTTCGTCAGCAGATGAAG atgttcctccCCCTCCGGGTTTGCAGGGTGCCATGCAGCTGACATTCAGAAAACTGGGTTTTGACTACTATCCAGTTCACAGACCGG CTGATAGTTGTCGACACTGGGAACGCCACAGCAGAGCCATGGAGGCTCAGGCTCAGTGGGCTGGAAAACTGCTGCAGGAGTACCAGAAGAAAATGGAGACCTGTGGGTTCCCGAGGCCCGAGACCCCCCAACCAACCAAGGACTCCCCATCAAAAATAGCACAAG GTGGACAGTCGAGTCCCAAGTTGAACCCTTCTAACAAAGAGCAGACACCAGGAACAGTTCCCCCTGGGTCATCACTGAAGAGGCTGCGATCAAGCTGCGTGGTGGTCAGAATGGATGACGTCGACATTCACCAG GTTTCTACAAGAGGTCGTCAGAACAAGAAGACCCAGTCTTTATTATCCTGTAACCGCAAAGCCATGGGTTTACCAGACAACATTCCAGCAGTTCACCTGCAGTTTACTGAATACTACTTTCCTGATAACCCAAGTTTTCCAG TGCCCACCTCCAACCTTTATGCCCAGTTAAACAGCCTCCAGCTGTGTGTGGACCCAGCTAGCGTCCTGTGGATCAATCTGTTTTTACGGGGTCTTCTGCACACTCTGGATCAGGTCAAAGCCTTTTATCATTTACAGGACAGCAGTAAGGCTGAGGAACATGTAGATATCCGCATGGATGCAGCTCAACTTAAG ctaataaTTCCTTTGGATTCATCAATATTGGATCATCCAGAACGTCCACAGTCCCTTTCTGTCAGCATGCCACAGATGGTTCTCAGCAACACTCGTCACTGCCCTCACGGCGCCAAAAGTGACCTGAACAATACTTGCAGCAAATTCTCTAGTTGCCCTTTCTTCTTCCAGTCAGATTCAAAACAGTCCTCCCCCAGAGAAACCAATGCCTTCAACCCTCTTCCACCCACCTTTCTTCAGCACACACAAGAAGAGACTGGTCCCCAACCTCAGGATGTGAAGAAGTTACGGTCCCAGGACGTCTGGTCTCTCAGCCTGTCTGGAGTTTGTCTAGGTTTTGATGGAGCGAAGCGGTTCCCCAAAGGAAGATCCCAGTCCTTCATTGAGCCATTTGGAGTGTCAGTGTGGCTGTGTAGGCCGCATGCCTTTAACAATGGTGTGTGTTCATCCTCCACCAGTCCAACCAAAGCATCCCACCTTTCCTCTGAGGAAGATGATTCCCTTGCTTCTGTCCACCTCCTTACCCACATCGTCACACCGATGAAGATGTGGCTCAACCATTACCAGTACGTGGCCCTGCTCAGGATGAAGGATGCCCTGGCTCGACTGGGGGCAGAATTGGGTAGAGATGTACAGGAAGTTAAGCAAGCTCAGGGTCAGAAAACAAAGGCGTCCTCCGTTTGTGTCGCCCTGTTGATGGACTCAGTGGAAGTAGGTCTCCTCTTACCCCCAGCCTTCACAGAACCAGAGCTAGAAGTCCCTCACACTCCTGAAACAGATAGCCCCAGCATGACAGACTCTGATATCTCCCCAACTCATCACCCTGCTCACATCCTAGAGGACGGCACGTTAGAAAACGGCATCTCATCCATCAACGCAGATGAGGTGGTGGAGGAGGCGTGCGAGGCCATCGAGGATCCACTGGAGGAGGATGACACTGCAGTTATTTCTCCCATGCTTTCACCCCAACAGTCCCCAGCTCTGTCCCGTGAACCATCAACCTTCAGTCTGGAAGGAGAGTTGTCGAGCGCCATTACTGTGACTAAGGATGTGACCAAAGATGCCTTTAGTGCCTCGCTGGATCTCACCAAAGGGGCGTTTTCTATCACCAAAGACGCCTTCAGCATGCTGAGTCGTGGCTCAGGGATGAGCAAGCTGTTCAGCTCACAAGTGAA GGAGCAGCGTCCAGATGACTCCTCCCCTTCCGTCCAGTGTAACCAATCTATGAAGCAGTCACCGTCCCAGCATTCGTTTGACAGTGCCATATTGGAGGGCAGCATACCTGATGAAAACCTTTCTAATGACAGTGATCTTAGTGAGAATTTTGTGATTCTCATGGACTCAG GTGCAGAATCCATGCGTCCCAACAACACGCCCCTGGGTAGCCGAAGCAGCCCCGCCCCTGGGACAGAGGGGGGGTCGTCAGCTGATCTCAGCAGCTCTCTGTCGCAGAGTATGGAGGACTTGTCTCAGGAAATG TCGTCAGTGTTGTTACTGGTCCTGACTGGAGCATCGTGTACACTGGAAGTGAAGGGAGAGGACCAAGCTGTGGCTTTAATGGCACAGAATCTCGTTCCAGTGCAGATGGGTAACGTCAGGCTGTCGGACGTGCTGGCTGGTGTGATTCAAG cTCCAGCCGAAGCAGTGCAGAAGGTGGAAGGAAGTGCCGGCAGAGCTTCTCCAGTTCTGTGTGTCCGTGCTGAAAGCGGACCATCAGCAGCTGCACGTTCTGCTCTCAACGAGTCTGTGGGATACCTGGATGTGAGGCTGCAGGACTGCAGGGCTCAGCTCCTGGCCTCAACAGTGGCCAACATCGGCCCGTTTCTGGAAGACGAATTCAGCGTCGATGGACAACCTCTGAAGTTACACATGAGCAATGTCACAATCACTATGAAG gaTGACAATCCTCGAATCTACCCAACAGCCCCTCAGCCTGTCCCTGCTACGTTCATTGTAGATCAGCTAATCCTGGAGCGTGGAGACGACGGTATCATGAGGGTTAAAG CAGAAGGTGCAGACCTCAAAGCTTCAGCTGCTCATTCTGTAGTTCACTCAGAAAGACTAAATGGCTCCGCCCATCAGCACCATGAG AGACGAACCCTAGAGTCACAGCTGAGTGACACCCAGGCCGCCCTCACTCAGGCCCTCACAGAGAGAGAACGTCTACTACTGGAGGTCAGGAAGTACGACCCTATGTTTGGACTGGAACATGAACATGTGTCTGACTGA
- the bltp3a gene encoding UHRF1-binding protein 1 isoform X4: MAGIIKKQILKHLSRFTKNLSPDKINLSTLKGEGQLSNLELDEEVLQNMLDLPTWLAVTRVYCNKAAIRIQWTKLKTSPICLFLDKVEVEMRTCEEPRPPNGPSPIAITAGQSEYGFAEKVVEGMSVRINSITIKVQARAFHASFELWQLQGNSLNPKWQRSDLRYTRITDPKRGEVLTFKEINWQSLRIEADAIESDDQDLGSTPLRLITNQGRIRIALKRRIKDCNVLASKLLFILDDLLWVLTDSQLKAIIHYAKSLSEAMEKSAKQRKSVTAESLQAAPPSPGFHSLWSEPPPTATGSPSNMSQYFDLYDVKESSYHTFISRLDLHICNDTSSADEDVPPPPGLQGAMQLTFRKLGFDYYPVHRPADSCRHWERHSRAMEAQAQWAGKLLQEYQKKMETCGFPRPETPQPTKDSPSKIAQGGQSSPKLNPSNKEQTPGTVPPGSSLKRLRSSCVVVRMDDVDIHQVSTRGRQNKKTQSLLSCNRKAMGLPDNIPAVHLQFTEYYFPDNPSFPVPTSNLYAQLNSLQLCVDPASVLWINLFLRGLLHTLDQVKAFYHLQDSSKAEEHVDIRMDAAQLKLIIPLDSSILDHPERPQSLSVSMPQMVLSNTRHCPHGAKSDLNNTCSKFSSCPFFFQSDSKQSSPRETNAFNPLPPTFLQHTQEETGPQPQDVKKLRSQDVWSLSLSGVCLGFDGAKRFPKGRSQSFIEPFGVSVWLCRPHAFNNGVCSSSTSPTKASHLSSEEDDSLASVHLLTHIVTPMKMWLNHYQYVALLRMKDALARLGAELGRDVQEVKQAQGQKTKASSVCVALLMDSVEVGLLLPPAFTEPELEVPHTPETDSPSMTDSDISPTHHPAHILEDGTLENGISSINADEVVEEACEAIEDPLEEDDTAVISPMLSPQQSPALSREPSTFSLEGELSSAITVTKDVTKDAFSASLDLTKGAFSITKDAFSMLSRGSGMSKLFSSQVKEQRPDDSSPSVQCNQSMKQSPSQHSFDSAILEGSIPDENLSNDSDLSENFVILMDSGAESMRPNNTPLGSRSSPAPGTEGGSSADLSSSLSQSMEDLSQEMSSVLLLVLTGASCTLEVKGEDQAVALMAQNLVPVQMGNVRLSDVLAGVIQAPAEAVQKVEGSAGRASPVLCVRAESGPSAAARSALNESVGYLDVRLQDCRAQLLASTVANIGPFLEDEFSVDGQPLKLHMSNVTITMKDDNPRIYPTAPQPVPATFIVDQLILERGDDGIMRVKETNPRVTAE; this comes from the exons CTATTTGCCTG TTTTTAGATAAGGTGGAGGTAGAGATGAGGACGTGTGAAGAGCCCCGGCCCCCCAATGGCCCTTCTCCTATCGCTATAACAGCTGGCCAGAG CGAGTACGGCTTTGCTGAGAAAGTGGTGGAGGGCATGTCTGTCAGGATAAACTCCATCACCATCAAAGTGCAGGCCCGAGCCTTCCACGCCTCCTTTGAGCTCTGGCAGCTTCAAGGTAACAGCCTCAACCCCAAATGGCAGCGCAGTGACCTCCGCTACACACGCATCACCGACCCAAAAAGAGGAGAG GTGTTGACATTCAAAGAAATTAACTGGCAGAGTCTCAGGATTGAAGCAGACGCTATTGAAAGTGACGACCAGGACCTCGGGAGCACGCCATTGCGTCTCATCACCAACCAGGGGCGCATTCGTATCGCTTTAAAACGCAGA ATAAAGGACTGTAACGTGCTGGCGTCTAAACTGCTTTTCATCCTGGATGATCTGCTGTGGGTACTGACTGACTCCCAGCTCAAAGCAATCATTCATTATGCCAAATCTCTcagtgaggccatggagaagtCGGCCAAGCAGAGGAAGAGCGTGACAGCTGAATCTTTGCAG gCTGCTCCTCCGTCTCCTGGCTTCCACAGCCTGTGGTCTGAACCGCCTCCCACTGCCACAGGCAGCCCCAGCAACATGAGTCAATACTTTGACCTCTATGATGTCAAAGAGTCCTCCTACCACACCTTCATATCACGCTTGGACTTGCACATATGCAACGATACTTCGTCAGCAGATGAAG atgttcctccCCCTCCGGGTTTGCAGGGTGCCATGCAGCTGACATTCAGAAAACTGGGTTTTGACTACTATCCAGTTCACAGACCGG CTGATAGTTGTCGACACTGGGAACGCCACAGCAGAGCCATGGAGGCTCAGGCTCAGTGGGCTGGAAAACTGCTGCAGGAGTACCAGAAGAAAATGGAGACCTGTGGGTTCCCGAGGCCCGAGACCCCCCAACCAACCAAGGACTCCCCATCAAAAATAGCACAAG GTGGACAGTCGAGTCCCAAGTTGAACCCTTCTAACAAAGAGCAGACACCAGGAACAGTTCCCCCTGGGTCATCACTGAAGAGGCTGCGATCAAGCTGCGTGGTGGTCAGAATGGATGACGTCGACATTCACCAG GTTTCTACAAGAGGTCGTCAGAACAAGAAGACCCAGTCTTTATTATCCTGTAACCGCAAAGCCATGGGTTTACCAGACAACATTCCAGCAGTTCACCTGCAGTTTACTGAATACTACTTTCCTGATAACCCAAGTTTTCCAG TGCCCACCTCCAACCTTTATGCCCAGTTAAACAGCCTCCAGCTGTGTGTGGACCCAGCTAGCGTCCTGTGGATCAATCTGTTTTTACGGGGTCTTCTGCACACTCTGGATCAGGTCAAAGCCTTTTATCATTTACAGGACAGCAGTAAGGCTGAGGAACATGTAGATATCCGCATGGATGCAGCTCAACTTAAG ctaataaTTCCTTTGGATTCATCAATATTGGATCATCCAGAACGTCCACAGTCCCTTTCTGTCAGCATGCCACAGATGGTTCTCAGCAACACTCGTCACTGCCCTCACGGCGCCAAAAGTGACCTGAACAATACTTGCAGCAAATTCTCTAGTTGCCCTTTCTTCTTCCAGTCAGATTCAAAACAGTCCTCCCCCAGAGAAACCAATGCCTTCAACCCTCTTCCACCCACCTTTCTTCAGCACACACAAGAAGAGACTGGTCCCCAACCTCAGGATGTGAAGAAGTTACGGTCCCAGGACGTCTGGTCTCTCAGCCTGTCTGGAGTTTGTCTAGGTTTTGATGGAGCGAAGCGGTTCCCCAAAGGAAGATCCCAGTCCTTCATTGAGCCATTTGGAGTGTCAGTGTGGCTGTGTAGGCCGCATGCCTTTAACAATGGTGTGTGTTCATCCTCCACCAGTCCAACCAAAGCATCCCACCTTTCCTCTGAGGAAGATGATTCCCTTGCTTCTGTCCACCTCCTTACCCACATCGTCACACCGATGAAGATGTGGCTCAACCATTACCAGTACGTGGCCCTGCTCAGGATGAAGGATGCCCTGGCTCGACTGGGGGCAGAATTGGGTAGAGATGTACAGGAAGTTAAGCAAGCTCAGGGTCAGAAAACAAAGGCGTCCTCCGTTTGTGTCGCCCTGTTGATGGACTCAGTGGAAGTAGGTCTCCTCTTACCCCCAGCCTTCACAGAACCAGAGCTAGAAGTCCCTCACACTCCTGAAACAGATAGCCCCAGCATGACAGACTCTGATATCTCCCCAACTCATCACCCTGCTCACATCCTAGAGGACGGCACGTTAGAAAACGGCATCTCATCCATCAACGCAGATGAGGTGGTGGAGGAGGCGTGCGAGGCCATCGAGGATCCACTGGAGGAGGATGACACTGCAGTTATTTCTCCCATGCTTTCACCCCAACAGTCCCCAGCTCTGTCCCGTGAACCATCAACCTTCAGTCTGGAAGGAGAGTTGTCGAGCGCCATTACTGTGACTAAGGATGTGACCAAAGATGCCTTTAGTGCCTCGCTGGATCTCACCAAAGGGGCGTTTTCTATCACCAAAGACGCCTTCAGCATGCTGAGTCGTGGCTCAGGGATGAGCAAGCTGTTCAGCTCACAAGTGAA GGAGCAGCGTCCAGATGACTCCTCCCCTTCCGTCCAGTGTAACCAATCTATGAAGCAGTCACCGTCCCAGCATTCGTTTGACAGTGCCATATTGGAGGGCAGCATACCTGATGAAAACCTTTCTAATGACAGTGATCTTAGTGAGAATTTTGTGATTCTCATGGACTCAG GTGCAGAATCCATGCGTCCCAACAACACGCCCCTGGGTAGCCGAAGCAGCCCCGCCCCTGGGACAGAGGGGGGGTCGTCAGCTGATCTCAGCAGCTCTCTGTCGCAGAGTATGGAGGACTTGTCTCAGGAAATG TCGTCAGTGTTGTTACTGGTCCTGACTGGAGCATCGTGTACACTGGAAGTGAAGGGAGAGGACCAAGCTGTGGCTTTAATGGCACAGAATCTCGTTCCAGTGCAGATGGGTAACGTCAGGCTGTCGGACGTGCTGGCTGGTGTGATTCAAG cTCCAGCCGAAGCAGTGCAGAAGGTGGAAGGAAGTGCCGGCAGAGCTTCTCCAGTTCTGTGTGTCCGTGCTGAAAGCGGACCATCAGCAGCTGCACGTTCTGCTCTCAACGAGTCTGTGGGATACCTGGATGTGAGGCTGCAGGACTGCAGGGCTCAGCTCCTGGCCTCAACAGTGGCCAACATCGGCCCGTTTCTGGAAGACGAATTCAGCGTCGATGGACAACCTCTGAAGTTACACATGAGCAATGTCACAATCACTATGAAG gaTGACAATCCTCGAATCTACCCAACAGCCCCTCAGCCTGTCCCTGCTACGTTCATTGTAGATCAGCTAATCCTGGAGCGTGGAGACGACGGTATCATGAGGGTTAAAG AGACGAACCCTAGAGTCACAGCTGAGTGA